From Peptoanaerobacter stomatis, one genomic window encodes:
- a CDS encoding 5'-nucleotidase, lipoprotein e(P4) family — MNLKKQILPMALAFTMVMPVYAIADTKTEVKTEKTVVASEKPAVTNETLSRENLMGTLWYQSSVEAKALYYQGYNVAKTVLDAKIKEKSDKTYAIALDIDETVLDNSPQQAYFAYAMKMYPEGWKEWVDEAKADPVAGAKEFLNYAKSKGVEVFYISDRKVDQLKATIKNLEDKGLPYADEKHVLLKSKEDKSKEARRQKIAKEYNLIMLFGDNIVDFEEFEGLTLEQRDEKLKGIADKFGEKYIIFPNPMYGSWESAIYNHDFKKSPQEKEDLRLNTLKVFDYQKDVKKDVKKDTNNKETKEVKETKEVK; from the coding sequence ATGAATTTAAAAAAACAAATTTTACCTATGGCACTTGCCTTTACAATGGTTATGCCTGTATACGCAATAGCTGATACAAAAACAGAAGTAAAAACTGAAAAAACTGTTGTAGCAAGTGAAAAACCAGCAGTAACAAACGAAACTCTAAGCAGAGAAAATCTTATGGGAACTTTGTGGTATCAATCATCAGTAGAAGCAAAAGCATTGTATTATCAAGGATATAATGTGGCTAAAACTGTACTTGATGCAAAAATTAAAGAAAAGAGCGATAAAACTTATGCTATAGCTCTTGATATTGATGAAACCGTGTTGGATAATTCGCCTCAACAAGCATACTTTGCTTATGCTATGAAGATGTATCCTGAAGGTTGGAAAGAGTGGGTAGATGAAGCAAAGGCAGATCCTGTTGCAGGAGCAAAAGAGTTTTTAAATTATGCAAAATCAAAAGGTGTTGAAGTATTTTATATATCAGATAGAAAAGTAGACCAATTAAAAGCTACAATAAAAAATCTTGAAGATAAGGGCTTGCCTTATGCAGATGAAAAACACGTATTGCTTAAATCAAAAGAAGACAAGAGCAAAGAGGCAAGAAGACAAAAAATTGCAAAAGAATACAATCTTATAATGCTTTTCGGTGATAACATAGTTGACTTCGAAGAGTTTGAAGGACTTACATTAGAACAAAGAGATGAAAAACTTAAAGGTATAGCAGATAAGTTCGGAGAAAAATATATAATATTCCCTAACCCTATGTATGGTAGCTGGGAAAGTGCGATTTATAATCATGACTTCAAAAAATCACCACAAGAGAAAGAAGACTTGAGATTAAACACATTAAAAGTATTTGATTATCAAAAAGATGTTAAAAAAGACGTAAAAAAAGATACGAACAATAAAGAAACAAAGGAAGTAAAAGAAACAAAAGAAGTAAAATAG
- a CDS encoding Crp/Fnr family transcriptional regulator: MINIDNFPNIPKENKEYFLNYIKTAPENMLKNLKVEKLPKDTIFIRENESVNNVYILLDGVVRAVDYRMHGISYEFMRFYPVKMLGAMEIVLDIEKYCTTLITETSCTILVCPAKEFSNWILNDLNAIKMEMKTIGTYLLEEDRQNRLFLFLQGRDRLFVLLMQYYEKYSKNDRCLVKLTRLELSDRTGISIRTINRSIRKMQEEGLINKENSKILITKKQYEKMLNYISEKID, encoded by the coding sequence ATGATTAACATAGATAACTTTCCTAATATTCCCAAAGAGAATAAAGAATATTTTTTAAACTATATAAAAACCGCTCCTGAAAATATGTTAAAAAATCTAAAAGTAGAAAAATTACCCAAAGACACCATATTCATAAGAGAAAATGAGAGTGTAAACAATGTATATATTCTTTTAGACGGAGTTGTAAGAGCGGTAGATTATCGAATGCACGGAATTTCGTATGAATTTATGCGATTTTATCCTGTAAAAATGCTCGGAGCAATGGAAATAGTATTAGATATAGAAAAATACTGCACCACGCTTATAACAGAAACGTCCTGCACTATATTGGTATGCCCTGCAAAAGAGTTTTCAAATTGGATATTAAACGATCTAAACGCCATAAAAATGGAGATGAAAACAATAGGAACATATCTTTTAGAAGAAGACAGACAAAACAGATTATTTCTATTTTTACAGGGAAGAGACAGGCTTTTTGTCCTATTGATGCAATACTATGAAAAATATTCCAAAAACGACAGATGCCTTGTAAAACTCACACGTTTGGAATTATCTGACAGAACAGGTATAAGCATAAGAACCATCAACCGTTCAATCAGAAAAATGCAAGAAGAAGGACTTATAAATAAGGAAAATTCAAAAATATTAATAACAAAAAAACAATATGAAAAAATGTTAAATTATATATCAGAAAAAATAGATTAA
- the deoC gene encoding deoxyribose-phosphate aldolase → MKNEEIFPKIDHTVLKAFTTWSDIAKLCDEAIKYGMASVCVPPCYIKKIKDTYGDKINVCTVIGFPLGYNTTDVKVFETKKAIEDGAGEVDMVINICEVKNNNFSYIENEIKQIRLAAKDVILKVIVETCYLTDEEKEKLCKIVSDAKADYIKTSTGFGTSGANLQDIALFKKHISNDVKMKASGGIKTKSDMENYINAGCSRIGTSSAISLID, encoded by the coding sequence ATGAAAAATGAAGAAATATTTCCCAAAATAGACCATACTGTATTAAAAGCTTTCACAACTTGGAGCGATATAGCAAAGTTGTGTGATGAAGCTATAAAATATGGTATGGCAAGTGTTTGTGTACCACCTTGTTACATAAAAAAAATAAAAGATACCTATGGAGATAAAATAAATGTATGCACAGTTATAGGATTTCCACTTGGGTACAATACAACAGATGTCAAAGTTTTTGAAACAAAAAAAGCTATTGAAGACGGAGCGGGCGAAGTTGATATGGTAATAAACATCTGTGAAGTAAAAAACAACAACTTTTCTTACATAGAAAACGAAATAAAACAAATAAGACTGGCTGCCAAAGATGTAATACTTAAAGTAATAGTGGAAACTTGCTATTTAACTGATGAAGAAAAAGAAAAGCTATGTAAGATAGTAAGCGATGCAAAGGCGGATTACATCAAAACAAGCACAGGTTTTGGAACAAGCGGTGCAAATTTGCAAGACATAGCACTGTTTAAAAAACACATATCAAATGATGTCAAAATGAAAGCCTCAGGTGGAATAAAGACAAAATCTGATATGGAGAACTATATTAACGCAGGCTGTAGCAGAATAGGTACAAGTTCAGCTATTTCACTGATAGATTAA
- a CDS encoding BMP family lipoprotein has protein sequence MKKKLFSVLLSVVMASTLLVGCGGSNQTAEKKEETKTEQSDAKNDEQSADGAEIALITDVGTIDDKSFNQGAWEGVEQFAKEAGKTHKYYKPTEKSDAACITAIELAIKGGAKVVVCPGFLFEVPIYKMQTKYPDTKFIILDGAPHDLNKDAEITENTASIFYAEEQSGYLAGYAAVKEGYRQLGFMGGIAVPAVIRFGYGYIQGADAAAKELNLAKDEVKIKYTYVGNFDATPENETKASSWFTDGTEVIFACGGAVGNSVMKAAEKSKKAVIGVDVDQSGESETVITSAMKNLKNSVYETLKTVYDDKFEGGKSVVLGADTGNVLLAMDTARFKNFTKEEYDKIYQDIVDGKVVVNKDDIAENAAEVPTELVKVENIQ, from the coding sequence ATGAAAAAGAAACTTTTTAGTGTTTTGCTTTCAGTTGTTATGGCATCTACACTATTAGTAGGTTGCGGTGGTTCAAACCAAACTGCTGAGAAAAAAGAGGAAACAAAAACTGAGCAATCAGACGCAAAAAATGACGAACAATCAGCTGATGGAGCAGAAATAGCTCTAATAACAGACGTTGGAACAATTGATGACAAATCATTCAACCAAGGAGCTTGGGAAGGCGTTGAACAATTTGCAAAAGAAGCCGGAAAAACTCATAAATACTACAAACCGACTGAAAAATCAGATGCAGCTTGTATAACAGCAATTGAGCTTGCAATAAAAGGTGGAGCAAAAGTTGTGGTTTGTCCAGGATTTTTATTTGAAGTACCAATTTATAAAATGCAAACAAAATACCCTGATACAAAATTCATAATATTAGACGGTGCACCACATGATTTGAATAAAGACGCAGAAATCACTGAAAACACAGCATCTATATTCTATGCAGAAGAACAATCAGGATACCTTGCAGGTTATGCAGCAGTTAAAGAAGGATACAGACAATTAGGATTTATGGGTGGAATAGCCGTACCGGCTGTTATAAGATTCGGATACGGATATATACAAGGTGCAGACGCAGCTGCTAAAGAACTTAACTTAGCAAAAGATGAGGTAAAAATAAAATATACTTACGTTGGAAATTTCGACGCAACTCCTGAAAATGAAACAAAAGCATCTTCTTGGTTCACAGACGGAACAGAAGTAATATTTGCTTGTGGTGGAGCAGTTGGAAACTCTGTAATGAAAGCCGCAGAAAAATCTAAAAAAGCAGTTATAGGTGTTGACGTTGACCAATCAGGCGAATCAGAAACAGTTATAACATCAGCAATGAAAAACCTTAAAAACTCAGTATATGAAACATTAAAAACTGTATATGATGATAAATTTGAAGGCGGAAAATCAGTTGTACTTGGCGCAGATACAGGCAACGTGCTATTAGCTATGGATACAGCAAGATTCAAAAACTTCACAAAAGAAGAATACGATAAAATATATCAAGACATAGTTGATGGTAAAGTAGTTGTAAACAAAGACGATATCGCAGAAAACGCTGCAGAAGTACCTACTGAATTGGTAAAAGTTGAAAATATACAATAA
- a CDS encoding replication-associated recombination protein A has protein sequence MIKTMLSETLRPSTLADVFGQEHITSKNMIIDRAIRTQNIPNMVFYGPPGVGKTTVAKIIADNCNTDIHMFNATHTKTEEIKKIISSYVNDIRRVKPVIYIDELQNFNKKQQQILLEYIETGVITFIAATTENPYQYVYKALLSRLIILEFKEVSYEKIEQNILHCIEKLKNNFKKIDISQNAIKLISSYANGDVRRSINLLELIIDLYSDDDELIIDENILKSLNISKQLLYDINSDSYYDLLSAFQKSIRGSDENAALHYLSRAIKAGDIKPICRRLLVIASEDIGLAHPSAISIVKNCVDSALFLGLPEARIPLAQAVILLATSPKSNSVILAIDEALSDIDNKSTGDIPKHLKDAHYSGAKKMGRGIEYKYPHNYENNYVEQQYLPNELKDRVYYKPQNNKYESQIEIYRRKIKNS, from the coding sequence ATGATAAAGACAATGTTGAGCGAAACTCTAAGACCGAGTACACTTGCTGATGTATTCGGACAAGAGCATATAACATCAAAAAATATGATTATAGATAGGGCGATAAGAACGCAAAACATACCCAATATGGTATTTTACGGTCCGCCGGGAGTAGGCAAGACGACAGTAGCAAAAATAATAGCGGATAATTGCAATACAGATATACATATGTTCAACGCCACTCATACAAAAACTGAGGAGATAAAAAAAATAATATCATCTTATGTGAATGACATAAGGCGTGTAAAACCTGTTATTTATATAGACGAATTGCAGAATTTCAACAAAAAACAACAGCAGATATTGCTAGAATACATAGAAACAGGTGTAATCACATTTATAGCTGCTACCACTGAAAATCCCTACCAATATGTGTATAAAGCGCTTCTTAGCAGGCTTATAATATTGGAATTTAAAGAAGTGTCTTATGAAAAAATAGAGCAGAATATATTACATTGCATAGAAAAATTGAAAAATAATTTTAAAAAAATAGATATATCTCAAAATGCAATAAAACTTATAAGCTCATATGCAAATGGAGATGTAAGACGCTCAATTAATTTGCTGGAGCTTATAATAGATTTGTATTCAGATGATGATGAGCTTATAATAGACGAAAATATTCTAAAGTCTCTTAATATATCAAAACAACTCTTATATGATATAAACTCCGACAGCTATTATGATCTTTTGAGTGCTTTTCAAAAATCTATAAGAGGCTCTGACGAGAATGCAGCGCTACATTATTTATCAAGAGCGATAAAAGCGGGGGATATAAAGCCTATATGCAGAAGACTTCTCGTTATTGCAAGCGAAGATATAGGTTTGGCGCATCCAAGTGCAATATCAATAGTGAAAAATTGTGTGGACAGTGCATTATTCTTGGGATTGCCTGAAGCAAGGATACCCCTTGCTCAAGCAGTGATATTGCTTGCTACTTCACCTAAATCAAATTCTGTAATACTTGCAATAGACGAGGCGTTATCAGATATTGACAATAAAAGCACAGGAGATATACCTAAGCATTTAAAAGATGCACATTACAGCGGTGCAAAAAAAATGGGTAGGGGAATAGAGTATAAATATCCGCACAACTATGAAAATAACTATGTTGAGCAACAATATTTACCTAACGAATTAAAAGATAGAGTTTACTATAAACCTCAGAATAATAAATACGAAAGTCAAATAGAAATATATAGAAGGAAAATAAAAAATAGTTAA
- the deoD gene encoding purine-nucleoside phosphorylase, translating to MSIPTPHITAKYGEIAKKVLMPGDPLRAKFIAEKYLQDIVCFNTVRNMFGYTGTYKGEKVSIMGSGMGMPSIGIYSYELYKFYDVDSIIRIGSAGSLRDDVHVMDIVIGMGACTNSNYVSQYKLNGTFAPIANYELLNKAVEVAKLQGKKAVVGNILSSDTFYSNDTTANDSWKKMGVIAVEMEAAALYMNAALLNKKALCILTISDHIYLDENLSAEERQLGFSNMIEIALDI from the coding sequence ATGAGTATTCCAACACCTCATATCACAGCAAAATATGGAGAAATAGCAAAAAAAGTATTAATGCCGGGAGATCCGTTAAGAGCAAAATTTATAGCCGAAAAATACCTTCAAGACATAGTATGCTTCAACACAGTTAGAAATATGTTCGGATATACAGGCACATATAAAGGCGAAAAAGTATCAATAATGGGTAGCGGTATGGGTATGCCGTCAATCGGTATATATTCATACGAACTATATAAATTTTATGATGTAGACTCAATAATAAGAATAGGCTCAGCAGGCTCATTAAGAGATGATGTTCACGTTATGGATATAGTTATAGGAATGGGAGCATGCACAAACTCAAACTATGTATCACAATACAAATTAAACGGAACATTTGCACCTATAGCAAATTATGAGTTGTTAAACAAAGCTGTAGAAGTTGCAAAACTTCAAGGCAAAAAAGCTGTAGTAGGTAATATATTGTCATCAGATACATTTTATAGTAATGATACTACTGCAAACGACTCTTGGAAAAAAATGGGAGTAATAGCCGTAGAAATGGAAGCCGCTGCACTTTATATGAACGCTGCACTTCTTAATAAAAAAGCACTTTGCATACTCACAATATCAGACCATATATATTTGGATGAAAATCTGTCAGCCGAAGAAAGACAATTAGGCTTTTCAAATATGATAGAAATAGCACTTGATATTTAA
- a CDS encoding xanthine phosphoribosyltransferase produces MKLLEQKILSEGRVKDGNILKVDEFLNHKLDIAFLNEIGKEFKRIFADKKIDKILTIEASGIAIACIAAQYFDNVPVVFAKKAKSQNLDGDCYTSVVESFTYKKSFTITVAEKFLKEGERILIIDDFLAEGKAVRGLIDVINQAGAIIEGVGIVIEKGFQTGGKDLRGLGLNVQSLCIIESMENGKLQFKEV; encoded by the coding sequence ATGAAATTATTAGAGCAAAAAATTCTATCTGAAGGACGTGTAAAAGATGGTAATATCCTCAAAGTTGATGAATTTTTAAACCACAAGCTCGACATAGCATTCTTGAACGAAATTGGAAAAGAGTTCAAAAGAATATTCGCAGACAAAAAAATAGACAAAATACTTACAATAGAAGCATCAGGTATCGCTATAGCTTGTATTGCTGCACAATATTTTGACAATGTACCTGTAGTATTTGCAAAAAAAGCAAAAAGTCAAAACTTAGATGGCGATTGCTACACAAGTGTTGTAGAATCCTTCACTTATAAGAAATCTTTCACAATCACAGTTGCTGAAAAGTTTTTGAAAGAAGGAGAAAGAATACTTATAATAGACGATTTTCTTGCAGAAGGTAAAGCTGTAAGAGGTTTAATAGACGTAATAAATCAGGCAGGTGCAATAATTGAAGGTGTAGGCATAGTAATTGAAAAAGGCTTCCAAACAGGAGGAAAAGATCTAAGAGGTTTAGGATTAAACGTACAATCACTATGTATAATAGAATCTATGGAAAACGGAAAATTACAATTTAAAGAAGTGTAA